The Gymnogyps californianus isolate 813 chromosome 5, ASM1813914v2, whole genome shotgun sequence genome contains a region encoding:
- the CBLIF gene encoding cobalamin binding intrinsic factor: MLGVAFGIGVLLALAGGTAAHSCVAPHELVSKMLQRLEDSVKADELPNPSVLLAMNLARATGSNTHEWLLQRIKEEAVKTAQKDTTLGDVALYVLALLSSCQNPQHIQALGQTVDLLRVLQRKMDEEMASLEAEGIPKTTLYSVSLDTLGLCLAGAGGYQGASVVLAKKVLNPKSQLSVDTRAMAALALACAYGYTDLHDVRDLLQEALSTVTNDFLNEQEKGDGMIGNIYSMGLALQVLGATEKFYAPREWDCAQAFSVVYSHDYNLPMAIAQVLPALVGKSYLEAAGLDCAASASVSPRLQSSPSPKLDTTGVHRAAPITVHYSIINKLQGKHFTYTTSAQVPAGSTLLEVLRAAAAEKPDIFSFQTQQTSWGPMVVSIHGLAANPADKTYWQFLSGTNALQEGVGTYKPQNGEHIQAVFSTY, translated from the exons ATGCTCGGCGTGGCTTTCGGCATCGGGGTCCTGCTGGCCCTGGCGGGCGGCACAGCCGCCCATAGCTGCG TCGCCCCGCACGAACTCGTCTCCAAGATGCTGCAACGCCTGGAGGACTCCGTCAAGGCGGACGAGCTGCCGAACCCCAGCGTCCTGCTGGCCATGAACCTGGCCAGGGCCACCGGCAGTAACACCCACGAGTGGCTGCTCCAGCGGATAAAGGAGGAGGCTGTGAAGACAGCCCAGAAAG ACACGACCTTGGGAGATGTGGCTCTGTACGTGCTcgccctcctctcctcctgccagaaCCCCCAGCACATCCAGGCCCTGGGGCAGACCGTCGACCTGCTCCGCGTCCTGCAGCGGAAAATGGACGAGGAGATGGCCAGCCTGG AGGCGGAGGGCATCCCGAAGACCACCCTGTACAGCGTGAGCCTGGACACCCTGGGCCTGTGCCTGGCGGGGGCGGGTGGCTACCAAGGGGCATCCGTGGTCCTGGCCAAGAAGGTGCTGAACCCCAAGAGCCAGCTCTCCGTGG ACACCCGTGCCATGGCGGCGCTGGCGCTGGCGTGCGCGTACGGCTACACGGACCTCCACGACGTGCGGGACCTGCTCCAGGAGGCACTGTCGACGGTGACCAACGATTTCCTCAACGAGCAGGAGAAAGGGGATGGCATGATCGGGAACATCTACAGCATGGGGCTGGCCCTGCAG GTGCTGGGCGCCACGGAGAAGTTTTATGCCCCGCGGGAGTGGGACTGCGCCCAGGCTTTCTCCGTGGTGTACAGCCATGACTACAACCTGCCCATGGCCATCGCCCAGGTCCTGCCTGCCCTCGTGGGCAAGTCGTACCTGGAAGCGGCCGGCTTGGACTGCGCCGCCAGCGCCAGCGTGTCCCCGAGGCTACAGTCGTCCCCGTCCCCAAAGCTGGATACAACAGGGGTTCACAGAG CAGCCCCCATCACGGTGCACTACTCCATCATCAACAAGCTGCAGGGAAAGCACTTCACCTACACCACCTCGGCGCAGGTCCCGGCTGGCTCCACGCTCCTCGAGGTGCTGCGGGCCGCCGCGGCGGAGAAACCCGACATCTTTAG CTTCCAGACGCAGCAGACGTCCTGGGGTCCCATGGTGGTCTCCATCCACGGGCTGGCCGCCAACCCGGCTGACAAGACCTACTGGCAGTTCCTCAGCGGCACGAACGCCCTGCAGGAAG GGGTCGGCACCTACAAGCCGCAGAACGGGGAGCACATCCAGGCCGTCTTCAGCACCTACTGA
- the MRPL16 gene encoding 39S ribosomal protein L16, mitochondrial, producing MWRWRLPRPLPVGGGPGVVVVPRAGLKKYVLPPDYSGITFPEKTKLKFMDKVPAVPKVRREPRRLRDIRGPSREATDFTQGQYGILALGGGYLHWGHFEMIRLTIGRGMDPKTMFAIWRVPAPSKPVTRKSLGHRMGGGKGPIDRYVTAVKSGRLVVEIGGRCEFGEVEPFLAQVAGKLPFPAVPVSRDGLRQIRQEEEEKRLNNQNPWTFERVVTANMLGMRKYLSPYDLRLKGRYWGKFFLKHRV from the exons aTGTGGCGATGGCGGCTCCCGCGGCCGCTCCCGGTTGGAGGAG GTCCCGGCGTCGTCGTCGTTCCCCGGGCGGGCCTCAAAAAGTACGTGCTGCCCCCGGACTACAGCG GTATCACCTTCCCGGAGAAAACGAAGCTGAAGTTCATGGACAAGGTCCCGGCGGTGCCCAAGGTTAGGAGGGAGCCCCGGCGGCTACGTGACATCCGCGGCCCGTCCCGGGAGGCCACCGACTTCACCCAGGGACAGTACGGGATCCTG GCCTTGGGCGGCGGGTACCTCCACTGGGGCCACTTCGAGATGATCCGCTTGACCATCGGCCGCGGCATGGACCCCAAGACCATGTTCGCCATCTGGCGCGTGCCGGCCCCCTCGAAACCGGTGACGCGGAAAAGCCTGGGGCACCGCATGGGGGGCGGCAAGGGCCCCATCGATCGCTACGTGACGGCGGTGAAGAGCGGGCGGCTGGTGGTGGAGATCGGCGGGCGCTGCGAATTCGGGGAGGTGGAACCCTTCCTCGCGCAGGTAGCCGGGAAACTGCCTTTCCCCGCCGTCCCCGTCAGCCGCGACGGCCTCCGGCAGATacggcaggaggaggaagagaagaggctCAACAACCAAAACCCCTGGACCTTCGAGCGCGTCGTCACCGCCAACATGCTGGGGATGCGCAAGTACCTCAGCCCCTACGACCTGCGGCTAAAGGGACGCTACTGGGGCAAATTCTTCCTGAAACACAGGGTGTAA